DNA from Papio anubis isolate 15944 chromosome 1, Panubis1.0, whole genome shotgun sequence:
CTTTGCCAGAATGTGCCCCAGTGTGAAAAGTAAACTGGCCTGTGAAAatctaagccaggcacagtggctcacacctgtaatcccagcatttgagaggccaaggtggaaggattgcttgaggccaggagcatGAAAATCTATTTGCCATATCATGTCTTATGACAGAGAGGGTTTCTGGAGACAGTatcttcagtttgtttgtttgaatgaCTATAgctattttaagatatttatgttttctcataGAATGAAGACAAACACAGAGATGGTGTGTCTAAGAAACTTCAAAAGGTGTAGACCTCCTGACTGAAgcatattgatttatttaatttttttcattatagtaagtataaatatttaaaacacattattttggTCAATGTTGACTTGTATTTTTATTGACTAAATATTCACTCTCTGTCAAATACCCTTATCATTGTTAGAGCTactgttgttttcattcttctacaATTTCAGTTGCAtatcttaaattaatttaattctcGGGACCTTTGAGAGGACAAATGAGACATGAATTCAGAGCTGAAAGAATCCTTTGAAATTATCTGCTTCACTCTTTTTATCCATTACAAGAAATTCCTTTGCAACTTCCCTGATGGATGGTCATTTTATTGATCAAGATTCTGCTCAGGACATAGAGCTGAACTGTTTCACAGAGCAGCCAGTTCGATGACTTTCCACCACAGACTGaatcaaaatgtaattttctaaaGCTTCCACCTACCTGGTTCTACCTTGGGAGCAAATCCACTATTCTTTCACCTGTGAGGTTGTTGtgcaaaaatgtaaagataaattCTCAGGCTCACCTAGTCATCTGTTATCTCAGCTGAATTTCATCAATTGCCTGTGTTCCTCTGTAGGAAATGGTTTGGAAACAACAGCTCCTGGTTGGTTTTTGGCCCATTTTATCTTTAACCTGTAACTGAGCATTGGGTTTCAGTATTGTGATCTCACCAGGCAGGTACAGGAGGACTGCAGCTCCTTTATCTGGGTTCACCTATTAATATGGCCAGAAGTTATAATCAATATTTCAACATAACAACTATCACATGACTAGCTGAAAGTATGCATACATGTCAACTAAAATCCTAAAGTATTTTTCACATGTTCTTTCTTTCATCCAGCAGTGTTTTCTACCATCCCTCACACCCCTGGCCACATCATATTTATAGTATTTTGAGGTCTAAGCCCAGGACTTTCTCTTTGCCTCATATATTCCTCTCATTTTAGTTTCTGTCTTACCTTGACACACAATTATGTAAGGCAGAGAGGTGAGGCAGAATGAGAAGAGTTGAGAGTTAGAAATAGACCCACTTAGCTGGAGTGAAGGAGAGAAGCCCTGAAGAGTTATATAATCCACCTGTAGGTCCTAAGAGGAAGGTGAATCCATATAATATAATGTGATGCCCAGAGAGGACACAAGCAGAAAGTAGTGCTCCAGTCCAGCAATTAAACTCAGAAATTGTAGAATGCCCTAACAGGTACAAGAGCATGAAGCTGTAGGGTTCAGGGTCAGATGGTCAGGAATATGCTGAGGATGAGACTTATTAACAGGGAGCAGGGACTCTGTAATGGGACTCTAAGGTTCAAGGCAAGATACCAGACCCCAGAAAGAGGGCAAATGAGAGTAAAAAAAgtcttcctggctgggcacagtgtctcaggcctataatctcagctctttgggaggccaaggcgggcagatcacaaggtcaggagttcgagaccagcctggccaacatggtgaaagcccatctctactaaaaagacacaaaaattagccggacatggtggcatgcacctgtagtcccagctgctcaggaggctgaggcaggagaattgcttggacctgggaggcgaaggtttcagtgagctgagattgcgccactagactccgtgtcaaaaaaaaaaaaaaaaaaagtattccttgGGGATGCTACTAATACTAGGGTGTCTAGAGAGAAACGCAGGCCCAGAGTAGATGGTAAGACTCCAGACTCAAGAAAATCCAGGAGAAGCCCTTGGAAATAGGTTAGAGCTGGACTACCAGCAAGGGAGGACCATGCCACCgttactatttttcttctttttcttagcagATATTTTCTAAGACCCACATATTTCCTTTTACCTTACTCTGTGCTATCTTATAGATGATCTGGATTTTACTGATTAGCAATTTTTGAAACAATTGATGTATGTAAGACTCAACATGGAAATTCTCAGGCATGTTGTCTTAATACTTTTCAGTATGAAAATACAAGATAATCTTGTTTTCCtgaagtcaaaaataatttaataatggaATATACCTTATTCGTTTATCTTTTTAGCACTTTGCCATCACAACATTAAACATGAGAGGGAGTCCCTGTGATCGAGTATTCTAGCAGagcttttcttccttattcttttttaagcCATAACTTTTAAATACTTCCCAAGTTTTAAATACTCAAAGTTTTTTAATACTCACGTACTTAAATTACAAAGCGAAAGCTTGTGTGGAAAGGAGATAATACATTCAGTGACAGGTTGTTTTGGGCATAGAATTGTAGACCCCTCTAAGCCTAAGGGGTAATTTTACAAAGCAGAGCTTGCTTAAAAGAGGCTCCTTGTGGTGACTAAaacaactttcgggctataagtGATGCTTCAGACATGGGAGAAGGTGTGGAAAGGAGCTTAATCAGACATTTTGGAAGGTACAGTGTGACCATTGGAAATTAggtggctggctgtggtggctcatagttgtaattccagcactttcagaggccaagcagggaggatcacttgaggccaagagtctAAGGCCTGTGAGACCCtgtcaaataaagaaagaaagaaaaagagagagaaagagcggggggtgaggaaggaaggaagggaggaaggagcaTAGGAACAAGTTTTTCAAATGTCAGTTGAAGACAGACTGACTCCTGGTTTTTAGTAGCCTAGCCTGGAGTTGAGATCCAAGACGTAATGAGATAATTACAAGAGCTCCCCCTAAATTTCTTTCTAGTCACTATCACTAAACGGTCCCCCATCTGAGAGACTATGGCTCAAAGTTGGATGGCCTATGGTTTCAAATGAAACCAGAAGACTTATGTGCCCCTTGATCAGCTCTCCCTTTTAGGTTTGACCCCAGAGCTAAATCCTGCTTGGGAAGGAGGGCATGTGTGTATGAGCATTAGAGTGAAATGCTTATTTGAGTACTTGCTTCAGTAgtgtttattttcctcttccagTTTCTGTCCTCCTACAAGGGAAAGTCATGATTACACTAACTGAGCTAAAATGCTTAGCAGATGCCCAGTCATCTTATCACATCTTAAAACCATGGTGGGACGTCTTCTGGTATTACATCACACTGATCATGCTGCTGGTGGCCGTGCTGGCCGGAGCTCTCCAGCTGACGCAGAGCAGGGTTCTGTGCTGTCTTCCATGCAAAGTGGAATTTGACAATCACTGTGCCGTGCCTTGGGACATCCTGAAAGCCAGCATGAACACATCCTCTAATCCTGGGACACCGCTTCCACTCCCCCTCCGAATCCAGAATGACCTCCACCGACAGCAGTACTCCTATATCGATGCCGTCTGTTACGAGAAACAGCTCCATTGGTTTGCAAAGTTTTTCCCCTACCTGGTGCTCTTGCACACGCTCATCTTTGCAGCCTGTAGCAACTTTTGGCTTCACTACCCCAGTACCAGTTCCAGGCTCGAGCATTTTGTGGCCATCCTTCACAAATGCTTCGATTCTCCATGGACCACCCGCGCCCTGTCAGAAACAGTGGCCGAGCAGTCAGTGAGGCCTCTGAAACTCTCCAAGTCCAAGATTTTGCTTTCGTCCTCAGGGTGTTCAGCTGACATAGATTCTAGCAAACAGTCATTGCCCTACCCGCAGCCAGGTTTGGAGTCAGCTGGCATAGAAAGCCCAACTTCCAGTGTCCTGGACAAGAAGGAGGGTGAACAGGCCAAAGCCATCTTTGAAAAAGTGAGAAGATTCCGCATGCACGTGGAGCAGAAGGACATCATTTATAGAGTATATCTGAAACAGATAATAGTCAAAGTCGTTTTGTTTGTGCTCATCATAACTTATGTTCCATATTTTTTAACCTACATCACTCTTGAAATCGACTGTTCAGTTGATGTGCAGGCTTTTACAGGATACAAGCGCTACCAGTGTGTCTATTCCTTGGCAGAAATCTTTAAGGTCTTGGCTTCATTTTATGTCATTTTGGTTATACTTTACGGTCTGACCTCTTCCTACAGCCTGTGGTGGATGCTGAGGAGTTCCCTGAAGCAATATTCCTTTGAGGCGTTAAGAGAAAAAAGCAACTACAGTGACATTCCTGATGTCAAGAATGACTTTGCCTTCATCCTTCATCTGGCTGATCAGTATGATCCTCTTTATTCCAAACGCTTCTCCATATTCCTGTCAGAGGTCAGTGAGAACAAACTGAAACAGATCAACCTCAATAATGAATGGACAGTTGAGAAACTGAAAAGTAAGCTTGTGAAAAATGCCCAGGACAAGATAGAGCTGCATCTTTTTATGCTCAATGGTCTTCCAGACAATGTCTTTGAGTTAACTGAAATGGAAGTGCTAAGCCTGGAGCTTATCCCAGAGGTGAAGCTGCCCTCTGCAGTCTCACAGCTGGTCAACCTCAAGGAGCTTCGTGTGTACCATTCATCTCTGGTCGTAGACCATCCTGCACTGGCCTTTCTAGAGGAGAATTTAAAGATCCTCCGCCTGAAATTTACTGAAATGGGAAAAATCCCACGCTGGGTATTTCACCTGAAGAATCTCAAGGAACTTTATCTTTCAGGCTGTGTTCTCCCTGAACAGTTGAGTACTATGCAGTTGGAGGGCTTTCAGGACTTAAAAAATCTGAGGACCCTCTACTTGAAGAGCAGCCTCTCCCGGATCCCACAGGTTGTTACAGACCTCCTGCCTTCACTGCAGAAACTGTCCCTTGATAATGAGGGAAGCAAACTGGTTGTGTTGAACAACTTGAAAAAGATGGTCAATCTGAAAAGCCTAGAACTGATCAGCTGTGACCTGGAACGCATTCCACACTCCATTTTCAGCCTGAATAATTTGCATGAGTTAGACCTAAGGGAAAACAACCTTAAAACTGTGGAAGAGATCATTAGCTTTCAGCATCTTCAGAATCTTTCCTGCTTAAAGT
Protein-coding regions in this window:
- the LRRC8B gene encoding volume-regulated anion channel subunit LRRC8B; amino-acid sequence: MITLTELKCLADAQSSYHILKPWWDVFWYYITLIMLLVAVLAGALQLTQSRVLCCLPCKVEFDNHCAVPWDILKASMNTSSNPGTPLPLPLRIQNDLHRQQYSYIDAVCYEKQLHWFAKFFPYLVLLHTLIFAACSNFWLHYPSTSSRLEHFVAILHKCFDSPWTTRALSETVAEQSVRPLKLSKSKILLSSSGCSADIDSSKQSLPYPQPGLESAGIESPTSSVLDKKEGEQAKAIFEKVRRFRMHVEQKDIIYRVYLKQIIVKVVLFVLIITYVPYFLTYITLEIDCSVDVQAFTGYKRYQCVYSLAEIFKVLASFYVILVILYGLTSSYSLWWMLRSSLKQYSFEALREKSNYSDIPDVKNDFAFILHLADQYDPLYSKRFSIFLSEVSENKLKQINLNNEWTVEKLKSKLVKNAQDKIELHLFMLNGLPDNVFELTEMEVLSLELIPEVKLPSAVSQLVNLKELRVYHSSLVVDHPALAFLEENLKILRLKFTEMGKIPRWVFHLKNLKELYLSGCVLPEQLSTMQLEGFQDLKNLRTLYLKSSLSRIPQVVTDLLPSLQKLSLDNEGSKLVVLNNLKKMVNLKSLELISCDLERIPHSIFSLNNLHELDLRENNLKTVEEIISFQHLQNLSCLKLWHNNIAYIPAQIGALSNLEQLSLDHNNIENLPLQLFLCTKLHYLDLSYNHLTFIPEEIQYLSNLQYFAVTNNNIEMLPDGLFQCKKLQCLLLGKNSLMNLSPHVGELSNLTHLELIGNYLETLPPELEGCQSLKRSCLIVEENLLNTLPLPVTERLQTCLDKC